The following proteins are encoded in a genomic region of Bacteroidota bacterium:
- a CDS encoding SBBP repeat-containing protein: protein MKKNFTYLSFFLTGLSLFAAKTENETELKKQAQQWLHNQPVKFLENKGQMTDINGKSIPFVLFKAEAPNIDLYVTEKGLTFMLFEKEEAEGERETNRAASDLLTLNTNRVRVDMDLKGGIIKSEKIIKDGASAYFKQFYSGNVYGGVTVREYDKIIIQDVYPGVDWVLYNTNESGFKYDFVVHPGADRNQIRLLYRSKNKLEIDEQGNIKIETPLGLLTEKNPVSYVKETGKIIATRFNKTKVNRCSPNNTDEGFETEISYQIDPGCINMQHQTLIIDPQLSWATFYGSNQNEGAIDISADVNGNIYVAAYTLSPGLTLLDQGGGAYFQNVGPVGYNYHGLILKFSNNGVMQWATYYGGSCHTELYGIAFDATGNVFVVGWTCAGDLNTLGRMVNPGGGAYFQPGIRGYDPLILKFNSGGTLIWSTSYGDTNVNALGWEKATSVAVDNSGNVYVVGGADGPNLNLLNAGTYFQGSGGGRDAFIVKFSNAGVLLWGTYYGGTGGDLASSVAVDNMGNIVVIGRTSSTDLNVLGRLVNPGGGAYFQNTNAGLDDAFILKFSNSGVLLWATYYGGNNNEVSAFGINFSISFSLAIDRAGNIFASGGTTSTNLNALGRLVNPGGGTYFQNTNAGQSDAFILKFNNSGVLLWATYYGGTGIESMLANQYSGSTNSNIAIDNCNRVYVTFETSSTNIPVKSLSCSYSASYKGGFNMSSGNTSPFMSYDIFITRFSNSGVLDWTTHFGGNGSDFRCPLATDNNGNLFIAGEWSSVGHESDATSGGVVNNATYPTTNPGGGAYFDNSHNGDDDVYIAKFIPEKPAYIQSQVNVTGCGCNGSATVVVNCAIPNYSYAWSNGSSTINASTNSNTVTGLCPGNYWTEVKDASCIINRDTVYYTITGAGSVLTLVTTPTSNTCSFSNGTATVGTTGGTAPYTYIWSNGQTTSTSSGLGAGSYTVTVTDNGGCGGSQSVTIVPSGGITLTTTASNTLCYGSMTGTASANPSGGTTPYTFLWSNSQTTSVANNIGAGTYTVTVTDKNGCTAKQTVTITQPLQLVAGFTTQWSCGNNSGTATVYPTNGTPSYSYLWSNGQASATANGLNINPYTVTVTDANGCSVTGTVTPVFPLSLTGSSTNITCTTSGSASVTVNGNAGVPYTYNWSNGFTTQNASGLATGNYTVTVADVNGCTATRSYSITGTSPVSAAFTNSPACLGAAVTFTNIGSIGTYSWVISPLTPANVSGTTANFSYTFLTAGVYSVTHTVTNAGCSSTITLNITITNCNGPTVTATGSSVCPGSCAAITSSSTGGTGPYTYLWNNGATTQNINPCPVTTTIYTITVTDSGGNTSSSTAVVTVNPAVTVTITPTNITCNGGTNGSSFANPGGGTSPFAYNWSNGLGSGFQVSGLSAGNYTVTVTDSKGCSAISIATILSPPPLAGQFTKGTASCSGCGCKEWIMVNAAGGTNPYSYTWPDGYANRYKNQLCPGIYSINVKDKNGCSVNISLTAP from the coding sequence ATGAAAAAAAATTTCACATACCTCTCTTTTTTTCTCACAGGCCTATCCTTGTTTGCGGCAAAAACAGAGAACGAAACTGAACTCAAAAAGCAGGCGCAGCAATGGCTCCACAACCAACCTGTAAAATTCCTGGAAAACAAAGGGCAGATGACTGACATCAACGGCAAGTCGATACCTTTTGTATTGTTTAAAGCCGAAGCCCCTAATATTGACCTATATGTTACCGAAAAAGGATTAACATTTATGTTATTTGAGAAAGAAGAAGCTGAAGGAGAAAGGGAAACGAATAGAGCCGCAAGTGATCTCTTGACCTTAAATACAAACAGAGTCCGCGTGGATATGGATCTTAAGGGAGGAATTATTAAAAGTGAGAAGATAATAAAAGACGGGGCTTCGGCTTATTTTAAACAGTTTTACTCCGGTAATGTTTATGGTGGAGTTACTGTCAGGGAATACGACAAAATAATCATTCAGGATGTTTATCCCGGAGTTGACTGGGTGCTGTATAATACAAATGAATCGGGATTTAAATATGATTTTGTAGTACATCCGGGTGCTGACCGCAATCAAATCCGACTGCTTTATCGTTCAAAAAACAAATTGGAAATTGATGAACAAGGCAATATAAAAATTGAAACTCCTTTAGGACTATTGACAGAAAAAAATCCTGTGAGCTATGTAAAGGAAACGGGGAAGATAATTGCAACACGGTTTAATAAAACAAAAGTTAACAGATGCAGCCCTAACAATACCGACGAAGGGTTTGAAACAGAAATTTCGTATCAAATTGATCCGGGATGTATTAATATGCAGCATCAGACTTTGATCATTGATCCACAGCTTTCATGGGCAACATTTTATGGTTCAAATCAAAATGAGGGAGCTATTGATATTTCAGCAGATGTAAATGGAAATATATATGTTGCGGCTTACACCTTAAGTCCCGGCCTTACTTTACTTGATCAGGGTGGCGGCGCATATTTTCAAAATGTAGGCCCTGTCGGATATAATTATCATGGCCTTATTCTCAAATTTAGCAATAATGGGGTGATGCAATGGGCTACTTATTACGGCGGAAGCTGTCATACAGAGCTATATGGTATTGCCTTTGATGCCACAGGAAATGTATTCGTTGTAGGATGGACTTGTGCAGGAGATTTAAATACACTGGGGCGCATGGTAAATCCAGGCGGCGGTGCATATTTTCAACCCGGCATACGTGGATATGATCCATTGATCCTGAAATTTAATTCCGGCGGAACATTAATATGGAGTACCTCTTATGGGGATACCAATGTCAATGCCCTCGGATGGGAAAAGGCTACTTCGGTTGCAGTAGATAATAGTGGCAATGTATATGTAGTTGGAGGAGCTGATGGCCCTAATTTAAATTTACTAAATGCCGGAACATACTTCCAGGGGAGTGGCGGAGGCAGGGATGCATTTATAGTTAAGTTTTCAAATGCGGGAGTTTTATTATGGGGTACTTATTATGGCGGTACGGGAGGAGACTTGGCGAGTTCTGTTGCTGTTGACAACATGGGTAACATTGTAGTTATTGGAAGGACCAGCTCAACGGATCTGAATGTATTGGGCCGCCTGGTCAATCCCGGAGGTGGCGCGTATTTTCAAAATACCAATGCGGGCCTGGATGATGCATTTATTTTAAAATTCAGTAATAGCGGAGTATTGCTTTGGGCAACTTACTATGGAGGAAACAACAATGAAGTTTCTGCCTTTGGGATAAACTTTAGTATAAGTTTTTCATTAGCTATTGATAGAGCGGGTAACATTTTTGCTTCAGGGGGTACCACTTCAACAAACTTAAATGCATTAGGCCGCCTTGTCAATCCAGGTGGTGGTACATATTTTCAAAACACCAATGCTGGCCAATCTGACGCTTTTATTTTGAAATTCAACAATAGCGGAGTATTGCTTTGGGCAACTTATTATGGCGGCACAGGAATTGAATCAATGTTAGCCAATCAATATTCTGGCTCAACAAATTCCAATATTGCAATAGACAATTGCAATAGGGTATATGTTACTTTTGAAACCTCGTCGACTAATATCCCGGTTAAATCTCTTTCTTGTTCATATAGTGCATCATACAAAGGTGGCTTCAATATGTCAAGCGGAAATACGAGTCCTTTTATGTCATACGATATTTTCATAACGCGCTTCTCTAATTCCGGGGTATTGGATTGGACTACACATTTTGGAGGCAACGGAAGTGACTTTCGCTGTCCATTGGCAACAGACAACAATGGAAATTTATTTATTGCCGGAGAGTGGAGTTCCGTGGGACATGAGTCGGATGCAACTTCGGGAGGAGTTGTAAACAATGCAACTTATCCCACAACTAACCCGGGTGGCGGAGCTTATTTTGATAATTCACATAACGGAGATGATGATGTATATATCGCAAAATTCATTCCGGAAAAACCTGCTTATATACAAAGCCAGGTTAATGTTACTGGTTGTGGCTGTAATGGCAGTGCCACCGTGGTTGTAAATTGCGCTATTCCAAATTACAGTTATGCCTGGAGCAATGGCAGCAGCACGATAAACGCAAGTACCAACAGTAATACTGTTACGGGACTTTGCCCGGGTAATTATTGGACGGAAGTAAAAGATGCTTCATGTATAATTAATCGTGATACTGTTTATTACACTATAACCGGAGCAGGAAGTGTATTAACACTGGTTACTACACCCACTTCCAATACCTGCTCTTTCTCCAACGGAACAGCAACAGTAGGTACAACGGGCGGCACAGCACCGTATACTTATATATGGAGTAACGGGCAAACTACCAGTACATCCAGCGGCCTGGGAGCAGGTTCCTATACAGTAACTGTTACAGACAATGGCGGTTGTGGCGGCTCACAATCAGTAACTATAGTTCCATCGGGCGGAATAACATTAACAACAACTGCAAGTAATACACTTTGCTATGGAAGCATGACCGGAACTGCATCAGCAAACCCTTCAGGAGGTACTACTCCGTATACTTTTTTGTGGAGTAACTCACAAACTACATCTGTAGCAAACAACATTGGAGCGGGGACCTATACAGTAACAGTAACTGATAAAAACGGCTGCACAGCCAAACAAACTGTAACTATCACCCAGCCTCTGCAACTGGTTGCGGGTTTTACAACGCAATGGTCATGCGGGAATAATAGTGGTACTGCAACTGTATACCCTACAAACGGAACACCATCTTACTCCTATTTATGGAGCAATGGCCAGGCATCAGCAACAGCCAACGGATTAAATATCAATCCATATACGGTTACTGTAACAGATGCTAACGGATGTAGTGTTACAGGAACAGTTACTCCGGTATTTCCACTGTCACTTACAGGATCAAGCACAAATATCACTTGTACCACAAGTGGCAGCGCATCAGTAACGGTAAATGGAAATGCAGGAGTACCTTATACCTATAATTGGAGCAATGGCTTTACTACACAAAATGCTTCCGGCCTTGCTACCGGCAACTATACGGTAACAGTAGCGGATGTCAATGGGTGTACTGCGACCAGATCATATTCCATTACAGGCACAAGTCCTGTTTCTGCTGCATTTACAAATTCTCCTGCTTGCCTGGGCGCCGCGGTAACCTTTACCAATATAGGATCAATAGGCACGTATAGCTGGGTAATTTCTCCATTAACACCTGCAAATGTAAGCGGTACAACCGCAAATTTCTCTTATACTTTTTTAACTGCCGGGGTATATAGTGTTACCCATACAGTAACGAATGCAGGCTGCAGCAGCACAATAACACTGAACATTACTATCACCAATTGTAATGGCCCAACAGTTACAGCTACCGGCAGCTCGGTATGTCCGGGTTCCTGCGCAGCAATTACATCAAGTAGCACAGGCGGCACAGGTCCTTATACCTATTTGTGGAACAATGGCGCCACTACACAAAATATAAATCCATGTCCTGTTACAACCACAATTTACACCATAACTGTAACTGACTCCGGGGGTAATACGTCCTCCTCAACAGCAGTAGTTACAGTTAATCCTGCTGTTACTGTAACCATAACACCAACCAACATAACTTGTAATGGTGGTACAAACGGTAGCTCATTCGCAAATCCAGGAGGAGGGACTTCACCCTTTGCTTATAACTGGAGTAATGGATTGGGTTCCGGGTTCCAGGTTTCAGGTTTGAGCGCGGGAAATTATACCGTTACAGTAACTGATAGTAAAGGCTGCAGTGCAATATCAATAGCTACGATACTTTCTCCACCTCCTTTAGCCGGACAATTTACAAAGGGTACGGCAAGCTGTAGTGGTTGTGGCTGTAAAGAATGGATAATGGTAAATGCTGCAGGAGGTACTAACCCATACAGCTACACATGGCCGGATGGCTATGCGAACCGGTATAAAAATCAACTTTGCCCGGGAATATATTCCATAAACGTGAAGGATAAAAACGGATGCAGTGTTAACATCAGCCTGACAGCTCCATAA
- a CDS encoding TIGR00730 family Rossman fold protein, which produces MSINQNEEKIRKAFADKTWQEVKATDSWKIFKIMSEFVNGFEKMGKIGPCVSVFGSARTKPESEYYKLAEEIAFKLTREGYGVITGGGPGIMEAANRGAKAGGGKSVGLNIVLPFEQSSNPFIDKDKIIDFDYFFVRKTIFLMYSQGFIALPGGFGTLDELFEALTLIQTTKIAHFPIVLAGKKYWTGLLDWIKTTMLLEEHNISAEDLDLFKVVDSADEAVKVIVDFYAQYLLKPNF; this is translated from the coding sequence ATGAGCATAAATCAAAACGAAGAAAAGATCCGTAAAGCGTTTGCCGATAAAACCTGGCAGGAAGTTAAAGCTACCGACTCCTGGAAAATATTTAAAATAATGTCGGAGTTTGTTAATGGGTTTGAGAAGATGGGAAAGATCGGGCCCTGTGTTTCCGTATTCGGATCCGCGCGTACCAAACCTGAAAGTGAGTATTATAAACTTGCCGAAGAGATCGCTTTTAAACTTACACGCGAAGGATACGGTGTTATAACAGGCGGAGGTCCCGGAATTATGGAAGCCGCCAATCGGGGTGCAAAAGCCGGCGGCGGAAAATCAGTTGGTTTAAATATTGTTCTGCCTTTTGAACAGTCTTCAAATCCGTTTATTGATAAAGATAAAATAATCGATTTCGATTATTTTTTTGTGCGCAAAACTATCTTCCTTATGTATTCACAGGGTTTTATCGCGTTGCCGGGAGGCTTTGGTACGCTGGATGAATTATTCGAAGCCCTTACATTGATACAAACCACTAAAATAGCTCACTTCCCAATTGTACTTGCCGGAAAAAAATACTGGACAGGATTATTGGATTGGATTAAAACCACCATGCTTCTGGAAGAACATAACATCAGTGCTGAAGATCTTGATCTGTTTAAAGTAGTTGATTCGGCTGATGAAGCGGTGAAAGTAATTGTTGATTTTTATGCGCAATATTTGCTTAAACCCAATTTCTAA